The Helicobacter pylori genome includes a window with the following:
- a CDS encoding FAD-dependent oxidoreductase, translated as MSMEFDAVIIGGGVSGCATFYTLSEYSSLKRVAIVEKCSKLAQISSSAKANSQTIHDGSIETNYTPEKAKKVRLSAYKTRQYALNKSLQNEVIFETQKMAIGVGDEECEFMKKRYESFKEIFVGLEEFDKQKIKELEPNVILGANGIDRHENIVGHGYQKDWSTMNFAKLSENFVEEALKLKPNNQVFLNFKVKKIEKRNDTYALISEDAEEVYAKFVLVNAGSYALPLAQSMGYGLDLGCLPVAGSFYFVPDLLRGKVYTVQNPKLPFAAVHGDPDAVIKGKTRIGPTALTMPKLERNKCWLKGISLELLKMDLNKDVFKIAFDLMSDKEIRNYVFKNMVFELPIIGKRKFLKDAQKIIPSLSLEDLEYAHGFGEVRPQVLDRTKQKLELGEKKICTHKGITFNMTPSPGATSCLQNALVDSQEIAAYLGESFELERFYKDLSPEELEN; from the coding sequence ATGAGTATGGAATTTGATGCCGTTATTATTGGAGGTGGGGTTTCAGGGTGCGCGACCTTTTATACTTTGAGCGAATACAGCTCTTTAAAACGCGTGGCTATCGTGGAAAAATGCTCTAAATTAGCTCAAATCAGCTCCAGCGCTAAGGCTAATTCACAAACTATTCATGATGGCTCTATTGAAACGAATTACACTCCCGAAAAAGCTAAAAAAGTGCGCTTGAGCGCTTATAAAACCAGGCAATACGCTTTGAATAAAAGCTTGCAAAATGAAGTGATTTTTGAAACCCAGAAAATGGCTATAGGCGTGGGCGATGAAGAATGCGAGTTCATGAAAAAACGCTATGAATCCTTTAAAGAAATCTTTGTGGGGCTAGAGGAATTTGACAAGCAAAAGATTAAAGAATTAGAGCCTAATGTGATTTTAGGGGCTAATGGCATAGACAGGCATGAAAATATTGTCGGGCATGGGTATCAAAAAGATTGGAGCACCATGAATTTTGCGAAGTTGAGTGAAAACTTCGTTGAAGAAGCCCTAAAATTAAAGCCTAACAACCAGGTGTTTTTGAATTTCAAAGTGAAAAAGATTGAAAAACGCAACGACACTTACGCGCTCATTTCTGAAGACGCTGAAGAAGTGTATGCTAAATTCGTGCTGGTCAATGCCGGCTCTTACGCTTTGCCTTTGGCTCAGAGCATGGGTTATGGCTTGGATTTAGGGTGCTTGCCTGTGGCGGGCAGCTTTTATTTTGTGCCGGATTTATTAAGAGGTAAGGTTTATACCGTTCAAAACCCCAAGCTCCCTTTTGCAGCCGTGCATGGCGACCCTGATGCTGTCATTAAAGGAAAAACACGAATTGGGCCTACGGCTTTAACGATGCCTAAATTAGAGCGCAACAAATGTTGGCTCAAGGGCATTAGCTTGGAATTGTTGAAAATGGATTTGAATAAAGATGTGTTTAAAATTGCGTTTGATTTGATGAGCGATAAAGAAATCCGTAATTATGTGTTTAAAAACATGGTTTTTGAATTGCCCATTATCGGTAAAAGGAAGTTTTTAAAAGACGCTCAAAAAATCATCCCCTCTCTTAGCCTAGAAGATTTAGAATACGCTCATGGTTTTGGCGAAGTGCGCCCGCAAGTTCTAGACAGAACCAAGCAAAAGTTAGAATTAGGCGAAAAAAAGATTTGCACCCATAAAGGCATCACTTTTAACATGACCCCTTCTCCAGGTGCGACGAGTTGCTTGCAAAACGCCCTTGTGGATTCTCAAGAAATCGCTGCGTATTTGGGCGAGAGCTTTGAATTAGAACGCTTTTACAAAGATTTATCCCCAGAAGAATTGGAAAATTAA
- a CDS encoding DUF5408 family protein, with amino-acid sequence MQKEQEAREIAKKAVKIVFFLGIVVVLLMMINLYMLINQINASTKMSQQIKKIEERLNQGQK; translated from the coding sequence ATGCAAAAAGAACAAGAAGCCCGAGAAATCGCTAAAAAAGCCGTTAAAATCGTGTTTTTTTTAGGGATTGTGGTGGTGCTTTTGATGATGATAAACCTTTACATGCTCATCAATCAAATCAATGCGAGCACTAAAATGAGCCAACAAATCAAAAAGATAGAAGAAAGGCTTAATCAAGGGCAAAAATAA
- the rplM gene encoding 50S ribosomal protein L13, with translation MTKTAKVNDIVRDWVVLDAKDKVFGRLITEIAVLLRGKHRPFYTPNVDCGDFVVVINANKVKFSGMKLEDKEYFTHSGYFGSTKSKTLQEMLEKTPEKLYHLAVRGMLPKTKLGKAMIKKLKVYRDDKHPHTAQTSKKDAK, from the coding sequence ATGACAAAGACTGCTAAAGTCAATGACATCGTTCGTGATTGGGTCGTTTTAGACGCTAAAGACAAAGTTTTTGGCCGCTTAATCACTGAAATCGCTGTGCTTTTAAGAGGCAAACACCGCCCTTTTTACACCCCTAATGTGGATTGTGGGGATTTTGTGGTGGTTATCAACGCTAATAAGGTTAAATTTTCAGGCATGAAATTAGAGGATAAAGAGTATTTTACCCATTCAGGCTATTTTGGCAGTACTAAGAGCAAGACTCTCCAAGAGATGCTAGAAAAAACCCCCGAAAAGCTCTACCACTTAGCCGTTAGGGGCATGCTCCCTAAAACGAAATTAGGGAAAGCGATGATTAAAAAACTCAAAGTTTATCGTGATGATAAGCACCCTCACACCGCACAAACTAGCAAAAAGGACGCTAAATGA
- the rpsI gene encoding 30S ribosomal protein S9, translating into MRKIYATGKRKTAIAKVWLTPGKGELSINEQSLNQWLGGHEAIKMKVMQPLLLTKQEQSVDIKAVVFGGGYSAQAEALRHGISKALNAYDIAFRAILKPKGLLTRDSRVVERKKYGKRKARRSPQFSKR; encoded by the coding sequence ATGAGAAAAATCTATGCTACCGGTAAAAGAAAAACCGCTATCGCTAAAGTGTGGCTCACTCCGGGTAAAGGCGAATTGAGTATCAACGAACAGAGCCTGAATCAATGGTTAGGTGGGCATGAAGCCATTAAAATGAAAGTCATGCAGCCCTTACTTTTAACCAAGCAAGAGCAATCTGTGGATATTAAAGCGGTGGTTTTTGGTGGAGGCTACTCAGCGCAAGCGGAAGCCTTAAGGCATGGCATTTCTAAAGCTTTGAACGCTTATGATATTGCTTTTAGGGCCATTTTAAAACCTAAAGGCTTGCTCACTAGGGATTCAAGAGTGGTTGAACGCAAAAAATATGGTAAAAGAAAGGCCAGAAGAAGCCCGCAATTCTCCAAAAGGTAA
- the tlpC gene encoding methyl-accepting chemotaxis protein TlpC — protein sequence MKSTRIGSKIVMMVCAVVIVISAVMGVIISYKVESVLQSQATELLQKKAQLVSFKIQGIIKHIFIGANTLEKFLSDENSAINDTLKRRMLSEFLLANPHVLLISAIYTNNNERVITAMSMDSKIAYPNTTLNENMANQIRSLKSITRSDPYYKEVNGAKIYGMDITLPLMGKNQKIIGALNLFLNIDAFYTDVVGEKKSNTFLMGKDGRLLINPNHKIQDKILSAINPDKRVAKAVEYYNQNEAGTLSCHSLSGNTETFLAIQPFDFFEGKGNNGTHWRWAIGKYVNKSLVFKEATNTKYIIITTLILGVLVLALLVFIIISNLITKRISRVNNTLNDFFNLLNNPKNNHAISLTPPSAYDEIGQMQASINENILKTQENIQADNKAIQNSIEVTNYVENGDFTQEIACVPKNKDLQALRNTINSIIQYFRNQIGANIETLNNALEHYKNLDFTHHIQNPKANMEKTLNTLGQEISSMLKASLGFANALNHESKDLKTCVDNLTKTAHKQERSLKNTTQSLEEITNIITTIDSKSQEMISQGEDIKSVVDMIRDIADQTNLLALNAAIEAARAGEHGRGFAVVADEVRKLAERTQKSLSEIEANINILVQSIADNAESIKMQNKGVENIHNSINALQQDVQDNLTIANYSLQVSTKIDGISQDILEDVSKKKF from the coding sequence ATGAAATCTACAAGAATTGGTTCTAAAATCGTCATGATGGTGTGTGCGGTCGTTATTGTCATTAGCGCTGTTATGGGCGTTATTATCAGCTACAAGGTTGAAAGCGTGTTGCAAAGCCAAGCCACAGAATTGCTGCAAAAAAAGGCTCAGTTAGTCAGTTTTAAAATTCAAGGCATCATTAAGCACATTTTTATTGGTGCCAATACCCTTGAAAAATTTTTAAGCGATGAAAATAGTGCTATCAACGACACCCTAAAAAGGCGCATGCTCTCTGAGTTTTTGCTCGCAAACCCTCATGTGTTATTGATTAGCGCGATTTATACGAATAATAACGAACGAGTTATCACTGCCATGAGCATGGATTCAAAAATCGCTTACCCTAATACCACGCTCAATGAAAACATGGCCAATCAAATCCGTTCGCTCAAAAGTATAACCCGTTCAGATCCCTATTATAAAGAGGTTAATGGCGCTAAAATCTATGGCATGGATATTACCCTCCCCCTAATGGGTAAGAATCAAAAGATTATAGGTGCGCTGAATCTCTTTTTAAACATTGACGCTTTTTATACGGATGTGGTAGGCGAGAAAAAGAGTAACACCTTTTTAATGGGGAAAGATGGCAGGCTTTTAATCAATCCTAATCATAAGATCCAAGATAAGATTTTAAGCGCTATCAATCCGGATAAAAGAGTCGCTAAAGCTGTGGAGTATTACAATCAAAACGAAGCGGGCACTTTGAGCTGCCATTCATTGAGCGGGAATACAGAAACTTTTTTAGCCATACAGCCCTTTGATTTTTTTGAAGGAAAAGGGAATAACGGCACTCATTGGCGTTGGGCAATCGGAAAATATGTCAATAAATCTTTAGTCTTTAAAGAAGCCACAAACACCAAATACATCATTATCACCACTTTGATTTTAGGCGTGCTGGTGTTAGCCCTTTTAGTCTTTATCATCATTTCTAATCTCATAACTAAACGCATCAGTAGGGTCAATAACACCCTAAATGATTTTTTCAACTTGCTCAATAACCCCAAAAATAACCATGCCATAAGCCTAACGCCCCCAAGCGCTTATGATGAAATCGGGCAGATGCAAGCTTCCATTAATGAAAATATCCTTAAAACCCAAGAAAACATTCAAGCCGATAACAAAGCCATTCAAAACAGCATTGAAGTAACAAATTATGTGGAAAATGGGGATTTCACGCAAGAAATCGCATGCGTGCCTAAAAATAAAGATTTGCAAGCTCTAAGAAACACGATTAACAGCATTATCCAGTATTTTCGTAACCAAATTGGCGCCAATATTGAAACCCTAAATAACGCTCTAGAGCATTATAAAAACCTGGATTTCACCCACCACATCCAAAATCCTAAAGCCAACATGGAAAAAACGCTCAACACTTTAGGGCAAGAAATTTCTAGCATGCTTAAAGCTTCTTTAGGGTTTGCGAACGCGCTCAATCATGAATCCAAAGATTTAAAAACTTGCGTGGATAATTTAACCAAGACCGCTCATAAACAAGAAAGAAGCTTAAAAAACACCACCCAATCCTTAGAAGAAATCACGAATATTATCACAACCATTGATTCTAAAAGCCAAGAGATGATCTCTCAAGGCGAAGACATTAAAAGTGTGGTGGATATGATTAGAGATATTGCTGATCAAACGAATTTATTAGCCCTAAACGCCGCTATTGAAGCCGCAAGGGCCGGCGAGCATGGCAGAGGCTTTGCGGTGGTGGCTGATGAAGTGAGGAAGCTCGCTGAAAGGACGCAAAAATCCCTCAGCGAGATTGAAGCCAATATTAATATTTTAGTTCAAAGCATCGCCGATAACGCTGAGTCTATTAAAATGCAAAATAAGGGCGTAGAAAACATCCACAACTCCATTAACGCCTTGCAACAAGATGTGCAGGATAATTTAACTATCGCTAATTATTCTTTACAAGTCAGCACCAAAATTGATGGGATCTCCCAAGATATTTTAGAAGATGTTAGCAAGAAGAAATTTTAA